One window of the Lytechinus pictus isolate F3 Inbred chromosome 5, Lp3.0, whole genome shotgun sequence genome contains the following:
- the LOC129260567 gene encoding growth hormone secretagogue receptor type 1-like: MENLNVSDDAKTPGPGASEGILTQITTIYDYQGSTESSTLGNGMEIPHLELGPWSTGPFIWSRYLIFQTVTAVIGIIGNGLVMLVLFQRRAKRRSTDTLVGGLATADFLTSIFILPVPKAATVPLNWLGKLYCMIQETKITKDICVTASIYLLVAISFERYIAIGHPIYFNRFLTRGRVAASVAIIWFCAILTSVPRVFTITVRSVDNRGTLGVCFYKPVGRTNQITLSLYLFCLRIFIPTVTMLVTQSLIAKHLYRQGRRFRGKKDTSFHDVARRRVLKLMLIVIITYIICWGPSQVAVFLFIFGILPPSFRQSPVWIIIFMLSFFNSCANPIIYAIRFKEFREAVWALFSRQRRPLTAIFEQEKRNNNSDKPTRLTDVKTDGLNNTTNPAQSTNSAGIGGARNNTNIREHLGVK; the protein is encoded by the coding sequence ATGGAAAATCTGAATGTGTCGGATGATGCAAAGACTCCTGGACCGGGTGCCTCTGAAGGTATTTTAACGCAGATAACAACGATTTATGACTACCAGGGAAGTACAGAATCAAGTACTTTAGGAAATGGAATGGAGATTCCTCATTTGGAGCTTGGGCCGTGGTCTACCGGCCCATTTATCTGGTCCAGGTATCTCATTTTTCAAACGGTCACCGCAGTTATCGGCATCATAGGCAACGGACTTGTCATGTTGGTGCTTTTCCAAAGAAGGGCGAAGCGACGTTCGACCGATACCTTGGTCGGTGGACTTGCCACAGCCGATTTTCTTACATCCATCTTCATCCTCCCTGTCCCAAAGGCGGCTACAGTTCCTCTGAACTGGCTGGGTAAACTTTATTGCATGATACAAGAAACGAAAATCACCAAAGATATCTGTGTCACGGCATCAATCTATCTCCTAGTCGCCATATCATTTGAGCGTTACATCGCCATCGGTCATCCTATCTATTTCAACCGTTTCCTGACACGTGGACGCGTGGCTGCATCCGTAGCCATCATCTGGTTCTGCGCCATCCTTACCTCTGTGCCTCGCGTCTTTACCATCACTGTCCGCAGCGTGGACAACCGCGGCACGTTGGGGGTCTGCTTTTACAAGCCTGTCGGCCGAACAAACCAGATCACCCTCTCCTTGTACCTCTTCTGTCTCCGTATTTTTATCCCAACGGTGACGATGTTGGTGACACAGAGCCTCATAGCCAAGCATCTCTATCGACAAGGCCGCAGGTTTCGTGGGAAAAAGGATACATCCTTCCACGATGTTGCCCGGCGGCGTGTTCTCAAGCTGATGctgatcgtcatcatcacctACATCATCTGTTGGGGTCCATCTCAAGTTGCCGTCTTTCTCTTCATCTTCGGAATCCTCCCACCAAGCTTCAGGCAGAGTCCAGTATGGATCATCATCTTTATGCTCTCATTCTTCAACTCCTGCGCCAACCCGATCATCTACGCCATCAGGTTCAAAGAGTTCCGAGAAGCAGTGTGGGCTTTGTTCAGTAGGCAGAGGCGACCCCTGACCGCCATCTTCGAGCAGGAAAAGAGAAACAACAACAGTGATAAGCCAACCCGCCTGACCGATGTGAAGACTGATGGATTAAACAACACGACGAATCCGGCCCAGTCAACAAATAGTGCTGGCATCGGAGGTGCGCGTAACAACACCAACATCCGTGAACACCTTGGGGTGAAATGA